In Daphnia pulicaria isolate SC F1-1A chromosome 9, SC_F0-13Bv2, whole genome shotgun sequence, a single genomic region encodes these proteins:
- the LOC124313316 gene encoding uncharacterized protein LOC124313316 produces the protein MVLEIRPSFGEGLQHLENLFDLFHLTLTGTEFEMEAPSNKEEIQLAIRQTHDSFSETEKITAKHQRLYDEKFLSLTHNISVLEININQQENELTQLKREEGKKQVESAKLVVKNIFSFRKGINKEILAKILAIKATVKEIVDRHNSMAASISSLKSNLISSRSELNRLRDASSLIGSLGSKIRSITTFLTVLHGKVNVMSNTQQWRYEFELLLLSIDDLIKFLQSREDLMTSLANKQIVDKIRDKYF, from the exons ATGGTTCTAGAGATTCGCCCATCTTTCGGTGAAGGATTGCAGCATCTCGAAAATTTGTTTGACTTGTTCCATCTAACTCTGACTGGAacagaatttgaaatggaagCCCCTAGTAATAAAGAGGAGATACAGTTAGCTATTCGCCAGACCCacgattctttttctgaaacCGAGAAGATCACAGCCAAGCATCAGAGACTCTATGATGAGAAGTTTCTTTCTCTAACTCACAATATCTCTGTCCTTGAAATAAACATAAATCAGCAAGAGAATGAGCTTACCCAGTTGAAACGAGAAGAAGGCAAAAAGCAAGTCGAATCCGCCAAACTAGTcgtgaaaaacattttttcattcAGGAAAG GCATTAACAAAGAGATTCTAGCTAAAATTCTAGCAATAAAAGCAACCGTGAAAGAGATTGTTGATCGTCACAATTCAATGGCGGCATCCATATCAAGCTTGAAATCAAATCTGATTTCTTCTCGTTCGGAACTCAACAGGCTGAGAGATGCAAGTTCGTTAATTGGGAGCTTGGGCTCCAAAATCAGATCCATCACTACGTTTTTGACTGTGCTTCATGGAAAAGTTAACGTTATGTCCAACACACAGCAGTGGCGGTATGAGTTTGAACTCTTGCTTCTATCCATTGATGATTTGATCAAATTTCTCCAAAGTCGTGAAGACCTCATGACGTCACTGGCGAACAAACAAATCGTGGATAAAATTAGAGATAAATacttttaa
- the LOC124313212 gene encoding uncharacterized protein LOC124313212, giving the protein MSSNIFRVIGLITLYSLIGTIQALPCANPLQKMVIDIQQPFTEGLSHLENLFDMVMNYDDNDGHTTEKPIVYAPIQRAIRWTFDSMSDSELLTQKHLKRYEAKVLALAEDIADKEKRIVKEKAALESLKIELSERKKQMKVLREQVSDIETKLRQSEERAQRARDEASRRKKKRVGWIFATIFTFGLASPGLAINERERQKAERDRDAHQSNANERRQTLVKFESNLRDISLRQRVTEQSIVTTEASLTSVRFVLDKLKSQDPAMRGFGDKIRNITTYLTVCQGKVEVIYSQQKLLVLFEPLLKSIDQLVLFLESNDETTSLLAEKNIVEKIRKYMN; this is encoded by the exons ATGTCTTCAAATATTTTCAGGGTAATAGGGTTAATAACCCTTTATTCCTTAATAG GGACAATACAGGCTCTTCCGTGTGCCAATCCTTTACAAAAGATGGTCATCGATATCCAACAGCCGTTTACTGAAGGACTGTCGCATCTCGAAAATTTGTTCGATATGGTAATGAATTACGATGACAATGATGGCCACACCACGGAAAAGCCAATCGTCTACGCACCGATACAGAGAGCGATTCGATGGACGTTCGACTCTATGAGTGACTCGGagcttttgacacaaaaacatttgaaacgaTACGAGGCAAAAGTCTTAGCTCTGGCGGAGGATATTGCCGACAAAGAGAAACGAATCGTTAAGGAGAAAGCTGCATTGGAAAGTTTGAAAATCGAGTTATCCGAGAGAAAGAAGCAAATGAAAGTCCTCCGTGAACAAGTTTCGGATATTGAAACGAAGCTCAGACAATCTGAAGAGAGAGCCCAACGGGCCCGAGACGAAGCCTCTagacggaagaaaaagagagttgGATGGATATTTGCAACCATTTTTACATTTG GGTTGGCATCTCCTGGTCTCGCCATCAACGAAAGAGAACGACAAAAAGCTGAAAGAGACCGTGATGCTCATCAAAGTAACGCCAACGAGCGTCGTCAAACGTTAGTCAAATTCGAAAGCAATTTACGTGATATTTCTCTCCGCCAACGGGTCACGGAGCAGTCAATCGTGACGACGGAAGCCAGTCTCACCTCGGTTCGATTTGTCCTCGATAAATTGAAAAGCCAAGACCCGGCCATGAGAGGATTTGGTGATAAAATTCGAAACATTACCACCTATCTAACTGTTTGTCAGGGAAAGGTGGAAGTGATTTATTCCCAGCAAAAATTATTGGTCCTCTTTGAGCCGCTTCTGAAATCAATCGACCAACTTGTCTTGTTCTTGGAATCTAACGATGAGACCACGTCTCTCTTGGCCGAAAAGAATATCGTTGAAAAAATACGGAAATACATGAATTGA